One genomic segment of Streptomyces showdoensis includes these proteins:
- a CDS encoding TetR/AcrR family transcriptional regulator: MSSPSLSRGAIVAAAVRIADAEGIAAISMRRLATELDSGVMSLYRHVANKDALLTLITQAACDEHPYPEPAPPDWRDAMRLAARLDWEVYCRHPWALVTSSSARHFSDTSCLDWMVDALADLTDDPDLARTCSIALWSYVQGVCIQHVAQQLLPGGDKPEQSPLRATEEDFETGLEIFLDGMELRAARAGADRVEPSAGRTFPAVARV; this comes from the coding sequence GTGAGTTCACCGAGCCTGTCGCGGGGTGCGATCGTGGCGGCCGCGGTCCGCATCGCCGACGCCGAGGGCATCGCCGCGATCTCGATGCGGCGGCTGGCGACCGAGCTGGACTCGGGCGTCATGTCGCTCTACCGCCACGTGGCGAACAAGGACGCGCTGCTCACCCTGATCACGCAGGCGGCGTGCGACGAGCACCCCTACCCCGAACCCGCGCCGCCGGACTGGCGCGACGCGATGCGGCTCGCCGCCCGGCTCGACTGGGAGGTCTACTGCCGCCACCCCTGGGCCCTGGTGACCTCCAGCTCCGCCCGGCACTTCTCCGACACCTCCTGCCTCGACTGGATGGTGGACGCCCTCGCGGACCTCACCGACGACCCGGACCTGGCCCGGACCTGCTCGATCGCCCTCTGGTCGTACGTGCAGGGGGTGTGCATCCAGCACGTGGCCCAGCAGTTGCTCCCCGGCGGCGACAAGCCCGAGCAGTCCCCGCTGCGGGCCACCGAGGAGGACTTCGAGACGGGCCTGGAGATCTTCCTCGACGGGATGGAGCTCCGCGCGGCCCGCGCCGGCGCCGACCGCGTGGAGCCCTCCGCCGGACGGACCTTCCCGGCCGTCGCGCGGG